One window from the genome of Candidatus Methylomirabilota bacterium encodes:
- a CDS encoding PhoH family protein: protein MSEATTVTRRISLAPEIDLLPLLGRNDDHLRTLEGELDVRIVARGHEIMLKGDERQVRKAERAITQLAELVRAGAPLRTAEVRAAVRMLTDDEDADLKAVFADAIPVPSRKKWIAPKSLGQKRYIDAIRAHDMVFAIGPAGTGKSFLAVAMAVSALTKREVARIVLTRPAVEAGERLGFLPGDLYEKVHPYLRPLYDALYDMLEAEKVASLMEKGLIEIAPLAYMRGRTLNDSFIILDEAQNSTAEQMKMFLTRLGFNSKMVITGDITQVDLPASRGSGLIEVQAILKGVPGIRFVYFDDQDVVRHQLVSAIIRAYDAHDARSREDGASPKPA, encoded by the coding sequence TTGAGCGAAGCCACCACGGTCACCCGTCGCATCTCGCTCGCCCCCGAGATCGACCTCTTGCCGCTCCTGGGGCGCAACGACGATCATCTCCGGACCCTGGAGGGGGAGCTCGACGTGCGGATCGTCGCCCGCGGCCACGAGATCATGCTGAAGGGGGACGAGCGCCAGGTGCGCAAGGCCGAGCGCGCCATCACCCAGCTGGCCGAGCTGGTCCGCGCGGGCGCCCCGCTGCGCACGGCCGAGGTACGCGCCGCCGTCCGGATGCTGACCGACGACGAGGACGCCGATCTCAAGGCGGTCTTCGCCGACGCCATCCCGGTGCCGTCGCGCAAGAAGTGGATCGCCCCCAAGTCCCTCGGCCAGAAGCGGTACATCGACGCCATTCGCGCCCACGACATGGTCTTCGCCATCGGCCCGGCCGGCACCGGCAAGTCGTTCCTGGCGGTGGCGATGGCGGTGTCGGCGCTGACGAAGCGGGAGGTCGCGCGCATCGTGCTGACACGGCCGGCCGTGGAAGCGGGGGAGCGCCTGGGGTTCCTGCCCGGCGACCTCTACGAGAAGGTCCACCCGTACCTGCGGCCGCTCTACGACGCGCTCTACGACATGCTCGAGGCGGAGAAGGTCGCCAGCCTGATGGAAAAGGGCCTGATCGAGATCGCGCCGCTGGCCTACATGCGCGGGCGCACGCTCAACGACTCGTTCATCATCCTCGACGAGGCCCAGAACAGCACCGCCGAGCAGATGAAGATGTTCCTCACGCGCCTAGGCTTCAATTCGAAGATGGTGATCACGGGGGACATCACGCAGGTCGACCTGCCGGCCTCCCGGGGCTCGGGGCTCATCGAGGTGCAGGCCATCCTGAAGGGCGTCCCCGGCATCCGCTTCGTCTACTTCGACGATCAGGACGTCGTGCGCCATCAGCTGGTGTCGGCCATCATCCGGGCCTACGACGCCCACGACGCCCGGTCGCGCGAAGACGGCGCGTCGCCCAAACCCGCCTAG